In a genomic window of Caloenas nicobarica isolate bCalNic1 chromosome 1, bCalNic1.hap1, whole genome shotgun sequence:
- the KCNE1 gene encoding potassium voltage-gated channel subfamily E member 1 yields MLVLSNDTALNSLLSKLLQDYLEQTNSSAPSQVGSTSSNLEIIYLLMMVGLFGFFAVGVMLMNIRVRRLEDSCDHYNTYIATDIWHKKDREYFQAKLIENYKLCCVLENQLAVEQPNTQIPEAKSS; encoded by the coding sequence atgtTGGTGCTGTCCAATGACACAGCCCTGAATTCGCTTCTCTCCAAGCTGCTTCAAGACTATCTGGAGCAGACAAATAGCTCTGCACCTTCTCAGGTTGGAAGTACCAGCAGCAACCTGGAAATCATCTACCTGCTGATGATGGTCGGCCTCTTTGGCTTCTTTGCAGTGGGAGTCATGCTGATGAACATCCGTGTCAGGAGGCTGGAGGACTCCTGTGACCACTACAACACCTACATTGCCACAGACATTTGGcacaagaaggacagggagTATTTTCAAGCCAAGCTCATAGAAAATTACAAGCTGTGCTGTGTCCTTGAAAACCAGCTGGCTGTGGAGCAGCCCAACACGCAGATTCCCGAGGCTAAGTCTTCCTAG